The DNA region GCCGCCGGCCCCCTGGCTGCCCCGAACTCTTTCAGTCCGAAGCGACTTTTTCCAGTCCTTCCTCCGACGAATGAAAGATATCCATTCTCGGAAGAACTGTAAAAACTGACTCATGAGGTTTATCCTACAAGTCCGCGGTCCGTAAGCAAAAAGAATATCCTGTTCAGAACACCGATCCTACCCGCGCTTCAGCAACTTCCCGCGGCCCATTCGACCAACGAAAGAACCATCTCTCACGCAGACTCCGCCCCTTACCGTCACGACAGAAGGCCTTCCTTTGATCGGCATACCTTCGAATCCAGAATAGTCCGTGTTCATCGAATGGGTCGCAGCGGAGATTTTACCTTCGTAATTCGGATCGTAGACAACGATATCTGCATCAGATCCGATCTCTAGAGCTCCCTTACGGGGAAAGAGACCGAATTGCTTCGCTGCATTCGTGGAGGCAACCGCAACAAATCGTTGGAGATCAATTCGACCCGAGACAACGCCGTAGGTATAGAGCAGGTTCACACGGTCTTCGATACTGGGTATCCCATTCGGAATCAGGGTAAAATCCGCGCCCTCACCCCGCAGCTGAAAATCCGCAGTCACGGCCTTCTCCGGATTAGGGTGACCCATATGTTTCTGCGTCTCGAAGTCGAAAGGTGCGTGATCGGTTCCAACGGTATCCACCGTGCCGTCAGCTAACTTATCCCAGAGAAAGTCTTGATGTTCTTTTGCCCGCAAAGGTGGAGACATCACATATTTTGCCCCTTCGAAGTCGGGTAACTCTGCATAGGTTTTGTCCAGGACCAAATAGGGTATGACCGTCTCTATCCCAGCCTTCACCCCTCGGCCTCTTGCAGCTAGTATCGCCTCAACAGCAGGGATACAAGACGTGTGCACGACGTATACCTCGGCACCAGTCAACTCAGCAAAGGTCATCAGATGGTGGCAGCCCTCTGCCTCCACCGCAATTGGTCGGGACGGTTCGTGCCATTCGGGCCCAGTCTTCCCCTCGGAGACCAGCTTCTTCTGAGTCTCGGACACTAAGTCTGCGTTCTCGCAGTGAGCCGTAACGACCACCCCCAATTCCTTCGCCAATCGCAACGTGGAATAAAGCTCCCAGTCGTCGATCCCAAACGCACCTTTGTAGGCAAGGAAAACCTTAAAAGAGGTAATGCCAAAATCGGATACAATAGTCCGCAATTGGGCCTCTGCCGTCTCATCGAACCGTGTGACGCCCATATGGAAAGTGTAATCACAGGCAGAAACACCCTCTGCTTTCGAATTCCAAAGATGGAATGCTTCAAGAGGCTCTTCCAGCCGGGAAGGGCAGCACATCTCAATCAAAGTTGTCGTTCCCCCAATCAAGGCAGCTTTACTGGCGGATTCGTAGTTGTCCTTCGAATACGTTCCCATGAAGGGGAGGTAGATGTGGACATGGGGATCGATAAAGCCGGGAAAGACATACTTTCCTCTGGCATCAATCACCTCGTCGGCCTCGACTTCCAGATTCTCACCAATTCTGGTGATCTCTTCTCCTTCGCAAAAGACATCGGAGAGAAATCGTCTTTCTGCGGTTACAACTTCGCCGTTTTTGATGAGTAGGGACATAATCTTGTGATAAAGAACTTACTACTTTGTGATCCGTCGCCAAACAAGTTGCATTCAAGTAAACCTTCCCTGGAGGGACATTGTCCTCAATGTCCGGAGACCCTTCCAGTGATATGGATCGGATTCCGCGATGCACACCAACCCGCACGATTCACCCCATCAATCCTTGTGCCAGATATCACCCTCACCAGGGGCAAACCAACGCTCCGTGTAAACTTTCGCCCTCGTGAAAAACAGGACTGACTCACGTCCCTGTAAATGGAGATCTCCAAAAAAGGAATAGTCCCATCCGGAAAAAGGAAAATAGGCCAATGGGGCCGGCACTCCTACATTGATTCCAACCATACCCGCTTTCACCCGGTGCCGAAACTCCCGGGCAGCCCGTCCGCTTTGGGTGTAAATACAAGCACCGTTTCCGAAAGCTACTTTCCCAGCCAAATCCAACGCCTCATCCAGATCGCTCATCCGCATCACGTTGAGGACCGGGCCAAACACCTCCTCCTCAAAAATAGTCATCTTGGTAGTAACCCGGTCAATAACCGAGGCTCCCAGGTAAAAACCGTCTGGATGATCGGCCACAGTAACGTTGCGCCCATCGACGATCAGGTCACCCCCTTCGTCAACAGCAGAATCGATCAACGATACAATCCGATCACGGTGACTTGGGGTAATCACTCCTCCTAGTTTGGCAGATGGTGACAAGTGGGTAGGTCCTACGGGCAAAGCGGCGGCGGAATCGGCCATCGCCGGGATAAAACGATCGGAAGCATCTCCGACGGTAAGTGCCGTGGATCCGGCCATGCACCTTTGGCCCGAACACCCAAAGGCCGCGTCAGTCAATCCCTCGACAGCCTTCCCGAGATCAGCGTCAGGCATAACGACCACAAAATTCTTAGCACCACCGGCTGCCTGCACCCTTTTGCCGTTTGCTGTCCCGGTCTTGTGAATGTACTCAGCCACCGGCGAGCTGCCGACGAACGAGATCGCCGCCACATCCGGATGGGTCAGGAGAGCGTCTACACACTCTTTACCTCCATGAACGACCGAAAAAACTCCGGGTGGAAGACCAGCCTCCTCCAAAAGTTCAATCAGGCGAATCCCTGTCAATGGAACCTTTTCGCTGGGTTTGAGGATGAAACAATTCCCGCAAGCGAGAGCCATCGGGAACATCCACATGGGAACCAGTGCGGGGAAATTGTATGGGCAGATGCCGACGCAAACCCCAACCGGTTGGCGCACCATCGAGCAGTCGATCCCAGATGCAACGTTCTCCAGCACCTCACCTTTCAGCATGTCAGTAATCCCGCACGCATATTCTGCCACCTCGATACCCCGGCGCAGATCGCCACGGGCTTCTGTTCGGGTTTTCCCATGTTCCTCGACGATCATATTAACCGACTCCTCGAAATTCTCTTCGAGGAGTGCACAATAGCGCATCAGAATCCGAACTCGCTGAATCGGTGGCGTCTGCCACCAATTCGTGAAAGCCGCCTTCCCTGCAGTGGTGGCTGCATCGACGACATCCGCACCACAATGAGGCACCTCGGCGATCACCTCGCCAGTCGAGGGGTTATGAACGGGGCTGGTCTCCTGAGTTTCTGGAACAGACCAGTGGCCGTTGATCAGGATGGGACAAGGTCTCAGTGACGTTGCTTTGAGCCTCATACGCAGCAATTTGTCTGCCCTGACTGTAGGGGGTTGTGGGCACAGGCTAAAAGTTCTTCCTGAATCGATATCCTAAGGTCCCCGTGCAAACGCTCTGAATAAGGCGGTGCTGTATTCCAATCATAGAA from Verrucomicrobiota bacterium includes:
- a CDS encoding CoA-acylating methylmalonate-semialdehyde dehydrogenase, which translates into the protein MRLKATSLRPCPILINGHWSVPETQETSPVHNPSTGEVIAEVPHCGADVVDAATTAGKAAFTNWWQTPPIQRVRILMRYCALLEENFEESVNMIVEEHGKTRTEARGDLRRGIEVAEYACGITDMLKGEVLENVASGIDCSMVRQPVGVCVGICPYNFPALVPMWMFPMALACGNCFILKPSEKVPLTGIRLIELLEEAGLPPGVFSVVHGGKECVDALLTHPDVAAISFVGSSPVAEYIHKTGTANGKRVQAAGGAKNFVVVMPDADLGKAVEGLTDAAFGCSGQRCMAGSTALTVGDASDRFIPAMADSAAALPVGPTHLSPSAKLGGVITPSHRDRIVSLIDSAVDEGGDLIVDGRNVTVADHPDGFYLGASVIDRVTTKMTIFEEEVFGPVLNVMRMSDLDEALDLAGKVAFGNGACIYTQSGRAAREFRHRVKAGMVGINVGVPAPLAYFPFSGWDYSFFGDLHLQGRESVLFFTRAKVYTERWFAPGEGDIWHKD
- the hydA gene encoding dihydropyrimidinase, with amino-acid sequence MSLLIKNGEVVTAERRFLSDVFCEGEEITRIGENLEVEADEVIDARGKYVFPGFIDPHVHIYLPFMGTYSKDNYESASKAALIGGTTTLIEMCCPSRLEEPLEAFHLWNSKAEGVSACDYTFHMGVTRFDETAEAQLRTIVSDFGITSFKVFLAYKGAFGIDDWELYSTLRLAKELGVVVTAHCENADLVSETQKKLVSEGKTGPEWHEPSRPIAVEAEGCHHLMTFAELTGAEVYVVHTSCIPAVEAILAARGRGVKAGIETVIPYLVLDKTYAELPDFEGAKYVMSPPLRAKEHQDFLWDKLADGTVDTVGTDHAPFDFETQKHMGHPNPEKAVTADFQLRGEGADFTLIPNGIPSIEDRVNLLYTYGVVSGRIDLQRFVAVASTNAAKQFGLFPRKGALEIGSDADIVVYDPNYEGKISAATHSMNTDYSGFEGMPIKGRPSVVTVRGGVCVRDGSFVGRMGRGKLLKRG